One segment of Bradyrhizobium sp. WD16 DNA contains the following:
- a CDS encoding efflux RND transporter periplasmic adaptor subunit — MTIIRLAPKRDEHAARHWCNDRKHESSASCAASVGRDPVREPLTQSRLATGRRIVVAIAVLVLAISLGVWWSFSGDADVRYETAPVAIGDISRGVNATGSVNPELTIIVGTYVSGVIQELKCDYNTQVKRGQTCAKIDPRPYQSIVDQGKASLAIAKAQLEKDKASLAYAKANVGRLATLVQTRAVSADAYDNAKNVYDQAPAQITFDEATIQQRQAVLDAAQVNLDYTNIISPVDGTVVSRAVTMGQTVAASFQTPTLFLIATDLTRMQVDANVSESDIGGVKNGDKATFTVDAYPKRLFEGTVTQVRQSPQTVQNVITYDVVVGVDNSDLALKPGLTAATRIIIDRRSAVLRVPNQALRYVPTGTVLGETMQARVWVLRDGSPIPVQVTVGLDDDEFTEIVHGDLNVNDRVIVAEQRNSAKARSSAPPPRL; from the coding sequence ATGACCATCATCCGCCTGGCGCCAAAGCGGGATGAACACGCAGCTCGGCACTGGTGCAACGATCGAAAGCATGAAAGCTCTGCCTCATGCGCCGCTTCCGTCGGCCGGGACCCGGTCCGGGAGCCGCTCACACAGTCACGATTAGCGACGGGGCGCCGGATTGTCGTCGCGATCGCGGTGCTTGTTCTCGCCATATCCTTAGGCGTCTGGTGGTCGTTCAGCGGCGACGCTGACGTTCGATATGAGACGGCGCCCGTTGCGATCGGTGACATCTCGCGCGGCGTAAACGCCACCGGCTCGGTCAACCCCGAACTGACGATCATCGTCGGGACCTACGTATCCGGCGTCATCCAGGAATTGAAGTGCGATTACAATACGCAGGTCAAACGTGGACAAACCTGCGCCAAGATTGATCCACGCCCGTATCAGAGCATCGTCGATCAAGGGAAGGCCAGTCTCGCCATCGCGAAGGCGCAGCTGGAAAAGGACAAGGCATCGCTCGCCTATGCCAAGGCCAACGTCGGACGGCTGGCCACGCTCGTCCAGACCAGAGCCGTGTCGGCGGACGCCTACGACAATGCTAAGAACGTGTACGATCAGGCTCCGGCACAAATCACATTTGACGAAGCCACCATCCAGCAACGCCAGGCCGTGCTCGACGCGGCACAGGTCAATCTCGACTATACCAACATCATCTCGCCGGTCGACGGCACGGTCGTCTCCCGCGCCGTAACCATGGGACAGACCGTCGCGGCGAGCTTCCAGACCCCCACCTTATTCCTGATCGCGACCGACCTCACCAGGATGCAGGTCGACGCCAATGTGAGCGAAAGCGATATTGGCGGCGTCAAGAACGGCGACAAGGCGACGTTCACCGTCGACGCCTATCCCAAACGCCTGTTCGAGGGCACGGTCACTCAGGTCCGCCAGTCACCGCAAACCGTGCAGAACGTCATCACTTACGATGTCGTCGTCGGCGTCGACAACTCTGATCTGGCGCTCAAGCCGGGCCTGACGGCGGCGACACGAATCATCATCGATCGGCGCAGCGCCGTGCTCCGCGTTCCGAACCAGGCATTGCGTTATGTCCCGACCGGAACCGTCCTTGGCGAAACGATGCAAGCGCGCGTCTGGGTGCTTCGTGACGGATCGCCGATACCGGTTCAGGTTACGGTCGGGCTCGACGACGACGAGTTTACGGAGATCGTGCACGGCGACCTGAACGTCAACGACAGGGTGATCGTCGCGGAGCAACGAAATTCGGCGAAGGCGCGTTCCAGCGCGCCGCCACCACGTCTCTAA
- a CDS encoding ABC transporter permease, whose product MAEPVIRIERVSRTYHVGDIDVRALSDVSLIVDHGEFIAIMGASGSGKSTLMSILGCLDRPTSGHYWFDGIDVAQLAEPDLAGLRSERLGFVFQSFNLLPRTSAIDNVALPLLYAMSGQSHARARFERARAVLDKLGLRDRERNTPGQLSGGQQQRVAIARALINQPSLLLADEPTGNLDTRNSNEIMQTLSSLNREQGVTIIVVTHEPDVAAFADRVLTMRDGQIISDVTKAERETVPQPAAGAADEAVQTRVPLAYTGISGASWPFAWMVMTAAAEAIWRNKMRSALTMLGVFIGVAALIVMVSVGQGAKEAVRKEIARLGTNLVVILPGAATSGGARGGSGSASTLTVADVRAICQEAPAAGAVSYLIRQSGLIRFANQNWTTGIQGVSANYPPMTNWQIAAGRAITPEDERSSALVAVLGETVRRQLFGTFENPIGAMVQAKGVSLRVVGILDPKGQTSFGQDQDDLIMVPFTTAERKILGVAAPSQQQTAINWIYPAPPNPYGLQPRMTGYVNQIYVQAVDRTAIQAAISQATEILARRHRIRPGAVNDFSVRNLSQIAQTAEGSSRIMALLLAAVASISLVVGGIGIMNILLVSVTERTREIGLRMAIGARRLHVLLQFLAEAIFISVSGGIVGIAIGAALSVAISALTGWPAPISLAAIAGGFLFSAAVGIFFGYYPARKAARLDPIEALRYE is encoded by the coding sequence ATGGCGGAGCCGGTCATCAGGATTGAAAGGGTATCGCGGACATATCATGTCGGCGATATAGATGTTCGTGCGCTTTCGGACGTAAGCCTGATCGTCGATCACGGCGAGTTCATCGCCATCATGGGGGCATCCGGATCGGGCAAGTCGACGCTGATGTCGATCCTTGGTTGCCTCGACCGGCCGACCAGTGGTCATTACTGGTTCGACGGCATCGACGTCGCGCAGCTTGCTGAGCCGGATCTTGCCGGCCTTCGAAGCGAGCGGCTTGGCTTCGTCTTCCAGAGCTTCAATCTGCTGCCGCGCACCAGCGCGATCGACAACGTCGCCTTGCCGCTGCTGTATGCGATGTCTGGCCAGAGCCATGCGCGGGCGCGCTTCGAGCGGGCGCGCGCAGTCCTCGACAAGCTTGGGCTGCGCGATCGGGAGCGCAACACGCCGGGCCAGCTGTCAGGCGGGCAGCAGCAGCGGGTTGCAATCGCGCGGGCCCTGATCAATCAACCGAGCCTGCTGCTGGCGGATGAGCCGACCGGCAATCTCGATACCCGCAACTCCAACGAGATTATGCAGACGCTGAGCTCGCTCAATCGCGAACAGGGCGTCACCATCATCGTTGTGACCCACGAGCCCGATGTCGCGGCCTTTGCGGATCGCGTGCTGACGATGCGCGATGGCCAGATCATCTCGGATGTGACGAAGGCAGAACGCGAGACGGTGCCCCAGCCGGCAGCCGGCGCAGCGGACGAAGCGGTCCAGACCAGAGTGCCGTTGGCCTACACCGGAATATCGGGCGCGTCATGGCCCTTTGCCTGGATGGTGATGACTGCGGCCGCCGAGGCGATCTGGCGCAACAAGATGCGTTCAGCGCTGACAATGCTCGGGGTCTTCATTGGTGTCGCAGCATTGATCGTCATGGTGTCTGTTGGCCAGGGAGCGAAGGAGGCAGTCCGAAAAGAAATCGCAAGGCTCGGGACAAACCTGGTGGTTATTCTGCCGGGCGCAGCCACGAGCGGGGGCGCCCGCGGCGGCTCCGGCAGCGCTTCGACGCTCACCGTTGCCGACGTCCGGGCGATCTGCCAGGAGGCGCCGGCCGCCGGGGCTGTGAGCTATCTCATCCGCCAGTCGGGACTGATCCGCTTTGCGAACCAGAACTGGACCACCGGCATTCAGGGCGTAAGCGCCAATTATCCGCCGATGACGAACTGGCAGATCGCCGCTGGGCGGGCGATCACTCCGGAGGATGAGCGAAGCTCGGCGCTGGTTGCCGTCCTCGGCGAGACCGTGCGTCGGCAACTGTTCGGCACCTTCGAGAATCCGATTGGCGCGATGGTGCAGGCGAAAGGTGTGTCGTTGCGGGTGGTCGGAATTCTCGACCCGAAGGGTCAGACATCCTTTGGTCAGGACCAGGACGATCTGATCATGGTTCCGTTCACGACGGCCGAACGCAAGATTCTCGGCGTTGCCGCCCCAAGCCAGCAGCAAACGGCCATCAACTGGATTTATCCGGCGCCGCCGAATCCGTATGGGCTTCAACCGCGCATGACCGGATATGTGAATCAGATCTACGTGCAGGCGGTGGATCGGACCGCCATTCAGGCCGCGATCAGTCAGGCGACTGAAATCCTGGCGCGCCGGCACCGCATCAGGCCCGGCGCTGTCAACGATTTTTCCGTGCGAAACCTCAGTCAGATCGCGCAGACCGCAGAAGGCAGCAGCCGCATCATGGCGCTCCTCCTGGCCGCGGTGGCGTCCATATCGCTTGTGGTCGGCGGCATCGGCATCATGAATATCCTGCTCGTCTCGGTGACGGAGCGAACGCGCGAGATCGGACTACGGATGGCCATCGGCGCCCGACGATTGCACGTCCTGCTGCAGTTTCTTGCCGAGGCGATATTCATCAGCGTCAGCGGCGGCATTGTCGGAATTGCTATCGGCGCGGCGTTGTCCGTCGCCATTTCCGCCCTCACCGGCTGGCCGGCACCGATCTCGCTGGCCGCGATTGCCGGCGGCTTCCTGTTCTCGGCAGCCGTCGGCATATTCTTCGGCTACTACCCCGCGCGAAAGGCCGCCCGGCTCGATCCGATCGAAGCGCTGCGCTATGAGTAG
- a CDS encoding ABC transporter permease, which produces MKSRLTTWLWRVASFAVAAGWVLAWQAIANARLVSPVFLPGPDRAWASLVRGLSSGELLAKLTGTITHMVLGWLLASFLGIVLGALIGSSRAMRTYVAPTLELLRPLPVSAIIPVAIALFGLTEGMALAVIAFGSLWPMLLATIHGFAAVEPRLYEVARVLHLSRLAVIFKIALPSASPDILAGMRLSLTVALILAVVCEMLAGLDGLGHWVLLAARSFRSADLFAGVILLGAVGYVTALAMALAERRLLAWRLRGH; this is translated from the coding sequence ATGAAGAGCAGGCTGACCACCTGGCTGTGGCGGGTTGCGAGCTTCGCCGTCGCCGCCGGATGGGTGCTGGCCTGGCAGGCCATAGCCAATGCCCGGCTGGTGTCGCCGGTCTTCCTGCCGGGGCCTGATCGTGCATGGGCCTCGCTGGTGCGGGGATTGAGCAGCGGCGAACTGCTCGCCAAGCTCACCGGCACCATCACGCACATGGTGCTGGGCTGGCTGCTGGCTTCCTTCCTTGGCATCGTGCTCGGCGCCCTGATCGGCTCGTCGAGGGCGATGCGGACCTATGTGGCGCCGACGCTGGAGCTGCTGCGCCCGCTGCCGGTGTCGGCGATCATCCCGGTCGCGATCGCGCTGTTCGGCCTGACCGAGGGCATGGCGCTGGCGGTGATCGCCTTCGGCTCGCTGTGGCCGATGCTGCTCGCCACCATCCACGGCTTCGCCGCGGTGGAGCCGCGTCTCTACGAGGTGGCGCGGGTGCTGCATCTGTCGCGCCTCGCGGTGATCTTCAAGATCGCGCTGCCTTCCGCCAGCCCGGACATTCTCGCCGGCATGCGGCTCAGCCTGACCGTGGCGCTGATCCTCGCCGTAGTCTGCGAAATGCTGGCCGGCCTCGACGGCCTCGGCCACTGGGTGCTGCTGGCGGCGCGGTCGTTCCGGTCGGCGGATCTGTTCGCCGGCGTGATCCTGCTGGGCGCGGTCGGCTATGTCACCGCGCTCGCCATGGCGCTTGCGGAGCGGCGGCTGCTGGCCTGGCGGCTGCGCGGTCATTGA
- a CDS encoding ABC transporter permease: protein MSVTRLKPALLPIAIIIVLEIAARASHMRSDALAPPGAVAAALIESALDGSLFIATRDTLASAFAGLALGGAIGLALGIVLGTVSWLDRCLEVTIESLRPIPSVALLPIALIALGFGYRMEIAIVAFGCVWPPLILARAAVRSVEPRLIEVARVLRLSPAARITKIVLPAALPRIFVAFRLSAGIALIVAVTVEITANPLGIGAAIMTAQQALRPDLMLAMLVWVGIIGYLLNTALVIAQQRLFGRAALVEVNP, encoded by the coding sequence ATGAGCGTCACGCGCCTCAAGCCGGCCCTGCTGCCGATCGCGATCATCATCGTGCTGGAGATCGCCGCGCGGGCCTCGCACATGCGGAGCGATGCGCTGGCGCCGCCCGGCGCCGTCGCCGCGGCCCTCATCGAGAGCGCGCTCGACGGTTCGCTCTTCATCGCAACGCGCGACACGCTGGCCTCGGCCTTTGCCGGGCTGGCGCTCGGCGGCGCCATCGGGCTCGCGCTCGGCATCGTGCTTGGCACCGTCTCATGGCTCGATCGCTGTCTCGAGGTCACGATCGAGAGCCTGCGGCCGATTCCCTCGGTGGCGCTGCTGCCGATCGCCCTGATCGCACTCGGCTTCGGTTATCGCATGGAAATCGCCATCGTCGCCTTCGGCTGCGTCTGGCCGCCGCTCATCCTCGCCCGTGCCGCGGTGCGCTCGGTCGAGCCGCGGCTGATCGAGGTGGCGAGGGTACTGCGCCTCAGTCCGGCGGCGCGCATCACCAAGATCGTGCTGCCGGCGGCGCTGCCGCGCATCTTCGTCGCCTTCCGCCTGTCGGCCGGCATCGCCCTGATCGTCGCGGTGACGGTCGAGATTACCGCCAACCCGCTCGGCATCGGCGCGGCGATCATGACCGCGCAGCAGGCGCTGCGACCCGACCTGATGCTCGCCATGCTGGTCTGGGTCGGCATCATCGGCTACCTGCTCAACACCGCGCTGGTCATCGCCCAGCAACGGTTGTTCGGACGCGCCGCGCTGGTCGAGGTGAATCCATGA
- a CDS encoding ABC transporter ATP-binding protein, with amino-acid sequence MAVANAGAGRNAPLIAFREVTLALGGRPIIEKLSFDVMPGEFVCIVGASGCGKTTALRLAAGLYQPTAGQVSFRSTAMSGPRRDIAIVFQDYGKALLPWRTAAGNVALALEAAGVPKPRHAPRIAELLAKVGLPAHGDKYPTEMSGGMQQRLQIARCLAQDPVALLMDEPFGALDAMTRQGLQDEVLALVAASGATVIFVTHDLEEAIYLGDRVIGLLPHPGRIGIDLKVELPRPRDQLATREHPEFLRLRRQLFDFIKTSEG; translated from the coding sequence ATGGCCGTCGCCAACGCCGGAGCCGGGCGCAATGCGCCGCTGATCGCATTCCGCGAGGTCACGCTCGCGCTCGGCGGTCGGCCGATCATCGAGAAGCTCTCGTTCGACGTCATGCCCGGCGAATTCGTCTGCATCGTCGGCGCCTCCGGCTGCGGCAAGACCACGGCGCTGCGGCTCGCCGCTGGCCTCTATCAGCCGACGGCGGGGCAGGTGAGCTTCCGCAGCACGGCGATGAGCGGGCCGCGCCGCGACATCGCCATCGTCTTCCAGGACTACGGCAAGGCGCTGCTGCCCTGGCGCACCGCCGCCGGCAACGTTGCCCTGGCGCTGGAAGCGGCCGGCGTGCCGAAGCCGCGCCATGCGCCGCGGATCGCCGAGCTTTTGGCCAAGGTCGGGCTGCCGGCCCATGGCGACAAATATCCGACGGAAATGTCCGGCGGCATGCAACAACGCCTGCAGATCGCACGCTGTCTCGCCCAGGATCCGGTGGCACTTTTGATGGACGAGCCGTTCGGCGCGCTCGACGCCATGACGCGGCAGGGCCTGCAGGACGAAGTCCTGGCGCTGGTCGCGGCCTCCGGCGCGACGGTGATCTTCGTTACCCACGACCTCGAGGAAGCGATCTATCTCGGCGATCGGGTCATCGGACTGTTGCCGCATCCCGGCCGCATCGGCATCGATCTCAAGGTCGAGCTGCCGCGGCCGCGCGACCAGCTCGCTACCCGCGAGCATCCGGAATTCCTGCGGTTGCGGCGCCAATTGTTCGACTTCATCAAGACGTCGGAGGGGTGA
- a CDS encoding GntR family transcriptional regulator, producing MSLSRAAPIETTDTLSERAASLIQRDILAGQLEPGARLGIGDLAQRYEIGATPLREGLSRLVSRGLIVAIGQRGFRVASVSREDLADITRVRSVIEVEALRLSMEEGGDAWEAAIIAALHQLRRYIERSGRHFSEGAEDFDVLHKGFHTALLSACGSPRLLAAHSDLYDQAYRYRRVMMLSFDDGDDFIGIHQALADRILTRDAATACTMLVEHLESTLRFVYPPEAVDRDQ from the coding sequence ATGAGCCTGAGCCGCGCCGCGCCGATCGAAACCACCGACACGCTGTCCGAGCGTGCCGCCTCGCTGATCCAGCGCGACATCCTCGCCGGGCAGCTGGAGCCCGGCGCGCGGCTCGGCATCGGCGACCTGGCGCAGCGCTACGAGATCGGCGCGACGCCGCTGCGGGAAGGGCTGTCGCGCCTGGTATCGCGCGGGCTGATCGTGGCGATCGGCCAGCGCGGCTTTCGGGTCGCAAGCGTCAGCCGCGAGGACCTCGCCGACATCACGCGGGTGCGCAGCGTCATCGAGGTCGAGGCCCTGCGGCTGTCGATGGAAGAGGGCGGCGACGCCTGGGAGGCCGCCATCATCGCCGCGCTGCATCAGCTGCGGCGCTATATCGAGCGCAGCGGCCGCCATTTCAGCGAAGGCGCCGAGGACTTCGACGTCCTGCACAAGGGCTTCCACACCGCGCTGCTCTCCGCCTGCGGATCGCCGCGGCTGCTCGCCGCCCATTCTGATCTCTACGACCAGGCCTATCGCTATCGCCGGGTGATGATGCTCAGCTTCGACGACGGCGACGATTTCATCGGCATCCATCAGGCGCTGGCCGACCGGATCCTGACGCGGGATGCCGCCACCGCCTGCACCATGCTGGTCGAGCATCTGGAATCGACATTGCGCTTCGTCTATCCGCCGGAGGCGGTGGACCGCGATCAATGA
- a CDS encoding ABC transporter substrate-binding protein produces the protein MKKRFAIVLTALSCALSGGAFAQGKIQIGCTATTDCASAMVAADEGLFRKHGLDAEMVLIGINSNIPAALLSNSIQIGGPTSTVFIQAVDGGLDLAAVAGASVMNTSSNEAIAAFVRNGVTIKEPKDFVGKKVGAPGLGAFLHVLFRKWLMEKGVDPKSVNFVEVTFPTMNDVLKSGTVDAVLTAEPFVTRMTNAGTGYVGARYGADLARTEPIIFYAASRDWAASHAEDIKKFRAAIAEAAVIVNTDRAKAGASIAKFTKQPLDIVKLSPPNHSEPALKSDQLAWWIEVMKQQGMLQTDPDLNRMILK, from the coding sequence ATGAAGAAGCGGTTCGCGATCGTACTCACAGCGCTCTCGTGCGCCCTGTCGGGCGGCGCCTTCGCCCAGGGCAAGATCCAGATCGGCTGCACGGCGACGACCGATTGCGCATCCGCGATGGTCGCTGCCGATGAAGGCCTGTTCAGGAAGCACGGCCTCGACGCCGAGATGGTGCTGATCGGAATCAATTCGAACATTCCCGCCGCGCTGCTGTCGAATTCCATCCAGATCGGCGGGCCGACCTCGACCGTCTTCATCCAGGCGGTGGACGGAGGTCTCGACCTTGCGGCCGTGGCCGGCGCCTCGGTAATGAACACCTCGTCCAACGAGGCGATCGCCGCCTTCGTCCGCAACGGCGTGACGATCAAGGAGCCGAAGGATTTCGTCGGCAAGAAGGTCGGCGCCCCCGGTCTCGGTGCCTTTTTGCACGTCCTCTTCCGCAAGTGGCTGATGGAGAAGGGCGTCGATCCCAAGAGCGTCAACTTCGTCGAGGTGACCTTCCCGACCATGAACGACGTGCTCAAATCGGGCACGGTCGACGCGGTTCTGACCGCCGAGCCTTTCGTCACCCGCATGACCAACGCCGGCACCGGCTATGTCGGCGCCCGCTACGGCGCGGACCTGGCGCGTACCGAGCCGATCATCTTCTATGCGGCGTCGCGTGATTGGGCGGCGAGCCATGCCGAGGACATCAAGAAGTTCCGCGCCGCGATCGCCGAGGCGGCGGTGATCGTCAACACCGATCGCGCCAAGGCCGGCGCGTCGATCGCAAAATTCACCAAGCAGCCGCTCGACATCGTCAAGCTCAGCCCGCCGAACCATTCCGAGCCGGCGCTGAAGTCCGATCAACTCGCCTGGTGGATCGAGGTGATGAAGCAGCAGGGCATGCTGCAGACTGACCCCGACCTCAACCGCATGATTCTGAAATAG
- a CDS encoding fumarylacetoacetate hydrolase family protein — protein sequence MKLATYRHDGRDKVGVVHGGDARLFDLAAAAERAGKADPAFASMLALIDGGDAALDAARALYARLGGEQDLSIEVAGAEILAPVPEPRQMRDGMSFPTHILQAPRGQRKLRARAKDDMTELARIDAEPLPELPEIYRKIPIFYITNRFSVRGTNTTVKWPRYSKVMDYELEFGIITRNKGANISASKARDHIFGFTIFNDFSARDIQRLEMEGRLGPSKGKSFDGGNVMGPWIVTPDEIGDPYRLRMEARVNGDLRSSGISDGMLFSFEEMIAYISQDETLMPGEFIGSGTVGNGCGLELGLFLEHNDVVELTVEKIGTLKNKVMQQDA from the coding sequence ATGAAGCTGGCGACTTATCGTCATGATGGCCGCGACAAAGTCGGCGTAGTCCATGGCGGCGACGCCCGCTTGTTCGATCTTGCCGCGGCGGCTGAGCGGGCCGGCAAGGCCGATCCGGCGTTTGCCTCCATGCTGGCGCTGATCGACGGCGGCGACGCGGCGCTCGATGCGGCCCGTGCGCTGTACGCCCGGCTTGGCGGCGAACAGGACCTGTCGATCGAGGTGGCCGGCGCCGAGATTCTTGCGCCGGTGCCGGAGCCGCGCCAGATGCGGGACGGCATGTCCTTCCCCACCCACATCCTCCAGGCGCCCCGTGGCCAGCGCAAGCTGCGGGCCCGCGCCAAGGACGACATGACCGAACTCGCGCGCATCGACGCCGAGCCGCTGCCCGAACTGCCCGAGATCTATCGCAAGATTCCGATCTTCTACATCACCAACCGCTTCAGCGTGCGTGGCACCAACACCACGGTGAAGTGGCCGCGCTACAGCAAGGTGATGGACTACGAACTCGAATTCGGCATCATCACCCGCAACAAGGGCGCCAACATTTCCGCCTCGAAAGCCCGCGACCACATTTTCGGTTTCACGATCTTCAATGATTTCTCCGCGCGCGACATCCAGCGCCTCGAGATGGAAGGCCGGCTCGGCCCCTCCAAGGGCAAGAGTTTCGACGGCGGCAACGTCATGGGGCCGTGGATCGTCACTCCCGACGAGATCGGCGACCCCTATCGCTTGCGAATGGAAGCGCGGGTCAATGGCGATCTGCGATCCTCCGGCATCAGCGACGGCATGCTGTTCTCGTTCGAGGAGATGATCGCCTATATCAGCCAGGACGAGACCTTGATGCCGGGCGAATTCATCGGTTCCGGCACGGTCGGCAATGGCTGCGGCCTTGAACTCGGCCTCTTCCTCGAGCACAACGATGTGGTCGAGCTCACCGTCGAGAAAATCGGTACACTGAAAAACAAGGTGATGCAGCAGGACGCCTGA
- a CDS encoding cyclase family protein, translated as MVRRLIDISVPLQNDVPADPPGTHPTIQYIDHQQGLPRMLQFFEGLQAEDLPDGQGWAVEQVNLSTHNGTHLDAPWHFHPTMNRGERAWTIDEVPLDWCLQPGVKLDFRHLPDGYVVSAADVEAELKRIDHTLKPLEIVVVNTAAGAKFGRQDYVNSGCGMGYEATMYLLERGVRLTGTDAWSWDAPFVFTAKKYAETHDASLIWEGHKAGRHIGYCHLEKLHNLEQLPATGFMVSCFPVKIERASAGWTRAVAIMDD; from the coding sequence ATGGTCAGACGCCTGATCGACATTTCCGTTCCGCTGCAGAACGACGTGCCCGCCGATCCGCCGGGCACTCATCCCACCATCCAGTATATCGACCATCAGCAGGGGCTGCCGCGCATGCTGCAGTTCTTCGAGGGCCTGCAGGCCGAGGATCTGCCCGATGGCCAGGGCTGGGCCGTGGAGCAGGTCAATCTCTCCACCCATAACGGCACCCATCTCGATGCGCCCTGGCATTTCCATCCGACCATGAATCGCGGCGAACGCGCCTGGACCATCGACGAGGTGCCGCTGGACTGGTGCCTGCAGCCTGGCGTCAAACTCGACTTCCGTCATCTGCCGGACGGCTATGTGGTCAGTGCGGCCGACGTCGAGGCCGAGCTCAAGCGCATCGACCACACCCTGAAGCCGCTGGAGATCGTCGTGGTCAATACTGCCGCCGGCGCAAAATTCGGTCGTCAGGACTATGTCAATTCCGGCTGCGGCATGGGCTACGAAGCGACGATGTATCTGCTGGAACGCGGCGTGCGCCTCACCGGCACCGACGCCTGGAGCTGGGACGCGCCGTTTGTCTTCACCGCCAAGAAGTATGCCGAGACCCACGACGCCAGCCTGATCTGGGAAGGCCACAAGGCCGGCCGGCATATCGGCTATTGCCACCTCGAAAAGCTGCACAATCTCGAGCAGCTACCAGCGACGGGCTTCATGGTGTCGTGCTTCCCGGTCAAGATCGAACGCGCCTCGGCCGGCTGGACCCGCGCGGTGGCGATCATGGACGATTGA
- a CDS encoding HdeD family acid-resistance protein — protein sequence MTFPDDLSPRQSDVTSTLKVHWKALLIEGILLVVLGLAAIILPPFASLAVAILLGWLFVISGVAQLVLTFSTRGLPGFGWSLVSAVLAIAAGVVLLLWPVQGVYTLTVVIGVYFVMEGVATIMYALEHRKQLTERWGFLVAAGIADLVVAAIIVTGLPGSATWAIGLLVGINLVFGGTSLISLALAARNA from the coding sequence ATGACTTTCCCCGACGACTTGTCGCCCCGGCAATCCGACGTCACCAGCACGCTGAAAGTCCATTGGAAGGCCCTGCTGATCGAAGGCATCCTGCTGGTGGTGCTCGGTCTCGCCGCGATCATCCTGCCGCCCTTCGCCTCCCTCGCGGTCGCGATCCTGCTCGGCTGGCTGTTCGTCATCAGCGGCGTCGCCCAGCTGGTGCTGACCTTCTCGACCCGCGGCCTGCCCGGCTTCGGCTGGTCACTGGTATCCGCGGTGCTCGCCATCGCCGCCGGCGTGGTGCTGCTGCTGTGGCCGGTCCAGGGCGTCTATACGCTCACCGTCGTGATCGGCGTCTACTTCGTCATGGAGGGTGTCGCCACCATCATGTACGCGCTGGAACACCGCAAGCAGCTCACCGAGCGCTGGGGCTTCCTCGTCGCGGCGGGCATCGCCGATCTGGTGGTGGCGGCGATCATCGTCACCGGCCTGCCCGGTTCGGCAACCTGGGCGATCGGCCTGCTCGTCGGCATCAACCTGGTGTTCGGCGGCACGTCGCTGATCAGCCTCGCGCTCGCCGCGCGCAACGCCTGA
- a CDS encoding hydrogen peroxide-inducible genes activator, with protein sequence MIILPTLRQLRFLVAVVERRHFSTAADDCLVSQSTLSAAIQELESLLGVKLLERTKRVVIPTAIGLDLAARAKKLLRDAEALVEAAQEARDPMAGALNLGIIPTIGPFLAPILMPALHQAFPTLKIYLREEQTAPLLARLDNGRIDAAVIALPFACDEFETFDLGIDKFFVVCPSSHPFAARAFVRGSDLADEELLLLEDGHCMRDHALAACSLDARRAGGFHGTSLHTLVQMVANGLGLTFAPEMALEAGLLRGLDLAAVPLEQGAPARRIALVCRPTSSRKALLRGLGASLREVMAMARAPNFKAPAA encoded by the coding sequence ATGATCATTCTGCCGACCCTCCGCCAATTGCGTTTCCTGGTCGCCGTGGTCGAGAGGCGGCACTTCAGTACCGCGGCTGACGACTGCCTCGTCAGCCAGTCGACGCTGAGCGCAGCGATTCAGGAGCTGGAATCGCTGCTCGGCGTCAAATTGCTGGAGCGCACAAAGCGGGTAGTGATCCCCACCGCCATCGGTCTCGATCTTGCCGCACGCGCGAAGAAGCTCCTCCGCGACGCCGAAGCCCTGGTCGAGGCGGCGCAGGAAGCGCGCGATCCGATGGCGGGCGCGCTCAATCTCGGCATCATTCCGACCATCGGCCCGTTTCTCGCGCCGATCCTGATGCCGGCGCTGCACCAGGCCTTTCCCACACTCAAGATCTATCTGCGCGAGGAGCAGACCGCGCCGCTGTTGGCGCGTCTCGACAATGGCCGGATCGACGCGGCCGTCATTGCCTTGCCCTTTGCCTGCGATGAGTTCGAAACCTTCGATCTCGGTATCGACAAGTTCTTCGTCGTCTGTCCGAGCAGCCATCCGTTCGCCGCGCGTGCTTTCGTCCGGGGCAGCGACCTGGCCGACGAGGAGCTTCTTCTGCTGGAGGATGGCCATTGCATGCGCGACCATGCGCTCGCCGCCTGTTCGCTCGACGCGCGCCGCGCCGGCGGCTTTCACGGCACCAGCCTGCACACGCTGGTGCAGATGGTGGCGAATGGCCTTGGTCTGACATTCGCCCCGGAAATGGCGCTCGAGGCCGGACTGTTGCGGGGCCTTGACCTTGCCGCCGTTCCCCTCGAACAGGGCGCGCCGGCCCGACGCATCGCGCTCGTCTGCCGTCCGACGTCGAGCCGCAAGGCCTTGCTGCGCGGTCTCGGCGCGAGCCTGCGCGAGGTGATGGCGATGGCGCGTGCGCCGAACTTCAAAGCGCCCGCGGCCTGA